GGATCGCGCCGATCACGGTCGCGACGACGAGCACGCCCGTGACGCCCGCGACCAGTTCCCAGAAGAGAGTTCGCATGGGGATATCCGGAAAAGGAACAGGAGGGCGCCGCGTTCAGCCCGCGGGCCGCTGCGGCGCGAGTGCGACGACCGCGTCGCGCATGCGGGCGAGGAACGTCGGCTTCTCTTCCTGGTTGCCGAGCGCGTCGTTCGCGCCGAAGTGCACCTTGCAGATCAGCGGCACGGGCCAGATTGCCCCCTTCGGCATGATGCGCTGCAGGTTCTCGAGGTAGACGGGCGCGAGCGCGACGCTCGGGAACTCGGTCGCGAGGTGGAACAGCCCGCTCTTGAACGGTTGCGGCAGCACGTCGGCGCCGCGCGTGCCTTCCGGGAAGATGATGATCGAATGGCCTTGCCGCAGCGCGTCGCGCACCGGATCGAGCGGGTCACCCCCGGATTCGCGGTGGCGGTCGATCAGCACGACGTTCAGCAGCTTCTGCGCGATGTGGCGCTTCATGTCGCTGCTGTCCCAGTAGTCGCGCGCGGCGACCGGCCGTACGACTGCGCGCACGTCGCGCGGCAGCGCGGCGAGGATCGCGAGCGTGTCGATGTGGCTCGTGTGGTTCGAGAAGTAGATTTTCTGCGTCGGGGATGGCGGCGACTGATGCCAGACCGGATACGCGCCGGCGACAAGCCGCACGATGGACAGCAGGAAATCGCGCTGCCAGACGTTGAGGATGTTCATCGGCGCGGTGCCTCCTGCTTGCGTGCCCGGCCCGCCGAGCATGCGCGGCGGGCGGAATCCCGGAATGCCGGCGCGGCAGGATGCGCGCCGGACGGCCCTTGTTTAAATTTTTTCAAATTCGTGGCTGCCTGTCGCAGGTCCGCGATAATCGGTCGATTCGCCGCCGCACGCATGTTGCGTAGCGGTGAATGCGCCGGCCAGCGGCGTGATTGTCGGCTGTTGCACGCGTGCTCGTTTGCAGTTCGAATGGATCTCGCCGCAGTCGAGGCCAGCGGATTATCGCGAGTTTCCGTAAAAAACGCCAGATTGGCCCGGCGGGCGGCCCGGGCAGCCTGCTTGACGCATCGGGGCCGGTCGGCGACGATGAGGGCCGTCCATTGAAGGCCGACGAAGGCCGTTTCGCCGCCCGGGGCATGGCGGCGGGAAACGTATCCGACTGTGCCGCGCAAATAAAACGATGAGCCTCTACGCACTCAAACCCAAATTCCAGAACCGTCTGCGCCCGTTCGCGAATTCGCTTGCCGAACGCGGCGTCACCGCGAACCAGGTCACGCTGTTCGCGGCCGGCGGCTCGATCGTCGTCGGCGCGCTCGCCGGGCTCGGCGTGTTCGCCCGTGTGCTGTTCCTGCTGATTCCGCTGTGGCTGTTCGCGCGGATGGCGCTCAACGCAATCGACGGGATGCTCGCGCGCGAGCACGGGCAGAAGAGCACGCTCGGCGCGTACCTGAACGAGCTGGGCGACATCGTTTCCGACGTCGCGCTCGTGCTGCCGTTCCTCGCCATTTCCGCGTTCGCTCCGGCGGACGTCTGGCTGTTCGCGCTGACGGCGGTCATCGTCGAATGCGCGGGGCTGATCGGGCCGCTCGTCGGCGCGACGCGCCGCTACGACGGCCCGTTCGGCAAGAGCGACCGCGCGCTGGCCCTTGGCGCGTTCGCGCTGTGGATCGGCTTCGGCCTGCCGGTCGGTAGCGTCGCCGCGTGGTTGTGGCGCCTGCTGATCGTGCTGTCGATCGTGACGGTGGTGCGGCGCGTGCAGGCCGGTATCGCTGAAAAGGGCGGTTGACCGTCCGGGCGCCGGAGGGCGGCGCCGCATGATTCGAATAACGAAACGAGAGAGATCACATGAGCGCACGCATGGCCCGCGAGGCCGACTTCACCACGCACGACGGCGAAACGCTGTTCTATCGTCACTGGCCCGCGACGGGCCCGCGCTGTCGCGGCGCGATCGTGCTGCTGCATCGCGGCCACGAACATTCGGCGCGCGTCGCGCATCTCGTCGACGAGCTCGACCTGCCCGATTTCGCATTTTTCGCGTGGGACGCGCGCGGCCACGGCCGTTCGCCGGGCGCGCGCGGCTACAGCCCGAGCGCGGCCGCGTCGGTGCGCGACCTGCAGACCTTCGTCGAGCATATCCGCGACACGCACGGCATCGCGATCGAAGACACGGCCGTGGTCGGCCAGAGCGTCGGCGCAGTGCTCGCGGCCACCTGGGCGCACGACTACGCACCGCCGATCCGCTGCCTCGCCGTCGCGTCACCGGCGTTCCACATCAAGCTCTACGTGCCGTTCGCACGGCCAGGCCTGCGGCTGATGCACAAGCTGCGCGGGCTGTTCTACGTGAATAGCTACGTCAAGCCGAAATTCCTCACGCACGATCCCGAGCGGATCGCGAGCTATGCGTCGGATCCGCTGATCACGCGGCCGATCGCGGTCAACATGCTGCTCGACCTGCACGACACCGCGAAGCGGATCGTCGCCGACGCGGCGGCGATCACCGTGCCGACGCAACTGCTGATCTCGGGCGCCGACTGGGTCGTGCATCGCGGCCCGCAGGACCGCTTCTTCGAACGGCTCGGCTCGGCGCGCAAGGAGCGCATCGTGCTGCCGGGCTTCTATCACGACACGCTCGGCGAGCGCGACCGCGCGCAGGCGCTCGCGCCGTTGCGCGCATTCGTGCTGCGCGAGTTCGATGCGCCGAGCCCGCGCGTGTCGCTCGCCGACGCCGACCGGCGCGGCGCGTTCCACGACGAATACGCGGCGCTCGGCCGCCCGCCCGCGAACGTGTTCGCGCGCGCGTACTGGGCACTCACGCGGGCCGGCCTGAAGGCTGGCGGCGCGCTGTCGGACGGCATCGCGCTCGGGCTGCGGCTCGGCTTCGATTCGGGCTCGACGCTCGACTACGTGTACCGCAACCGCGCGCAGGGGCGGCTCGGCGTCGGTGCGCTGATCGACCGCACGTATCTCGATTCGCCGGGCTGGATCGGCATCCGCCGGCGCAAGGTGCACCTGCAGGAACTGATCGGCACGGCGATCGGCCGCCTGCGCGGCCACGGCACGCCGGTGCGGATCGTCGACATCGCGGCCGGGCACGGGCGCTATGTGCTCGACGCGATCGCGACGGCCGCCGAGCGCGACGGCGCGGCGCCCGACGACATCACGCTGCGCGACTACAGTCCGCCGAACGTCGAGGCCGGGCGCGTGCTGATCGCGCAGCGCGGCCTCGAGCCGATCGCGCGCTTCGAGCGCGGCGACGCGTTCGACGAGGCGTCGCTCGCGACGCTCGAGCCGCGTCCGACGCTGGCGATCGTGTCGGGCCTCTACGAGCTGTTCGGCGAAAACGCGCTGATCGAACGCTCGCTGCGCGGGCTCGCGCAAGCGGTGCCGCCGGGCGGCTATCTCGTCTATACGGGGCAGCCGTGGCATCCGCAGCTCGAATTCATCGCGCGCGCGCTGAACAACCACCGCGGCGAGGCGACCTGGGTGATGCGCCGCCGCTCGCAGGCCGAGATGGACGAACTCGTCGCGCGCGCGGGCTTCCGCAAGCTCGACCAGCGGATCGACGAAATGGGCATCTTCACGGTCAGCCTCGCGCAGCGGGTCGACGCGTCATGAGCGCGCTCGGCGGCGGCGCGAGCGGCCTCGCCGAACCGGCGGCCGGCGCGCGCGACGCGTCGTTCGCGCTGCGCTTCGGCTGGCTCGTGGCGATGGGCGCCGTGTTCTTCTCGACGTACGGTTTTGCGAACTGGCTCGCCGCGCGCCGCGCGGCGGTGCCGACGTTCGCGTTCGGCTGGGAGCACGCGATCCCGTTCGTGCCGTGGACGATCGTGCCGTACTGGTCGATCGACCTGCTGTATGCGCTGTCGTTCTTCTTCTGGACCCGCCGCGCCGATCTGCTCGATCACGTGAAGCGGCTGTTGACCGTGCAACTGGTGTCGGTCGCGTGCTTCATCGCGTGGCCGCTGCGCTTCGGTTTCGAGCGGCCCGACGCGGGCGGCATGGCCGGCGCGCTGTTCACGCTGCTGACGGGTTTCGACAAGCCGTTCAACCAGGCGCCGTCGCTGCACATCGGGTTGCTCGTCGTCCTGTGGGCCGTCTATGCGAAGCAGCTGCGCGGCACGGTCGCGCGCGTCGTGCTGCATCTCTGGTTCGCGGCGATCGGCGTGTCGGTGCTGACGACCTACCAGCATCACGCGATCGACGTGCCGACCGGCGCGGCCGTCGGCTGTCTCGCGCTGTTCCTGTTTCCGCTGCGCGATGCCGCGGGCCGGCTGCCGGGCGCCGATGTGTCGCCGGGCGGGGCCGGCCGCGCGCTCGCGCGCCGCTATGCGCTCGGCGCGGCGCTGGCCGCGCTTGTCGCGCTCTGGTGCGTGCCGCGCGCGCCGGGCTGGGCGCTGGCGGCGGGGTGGGTCGCGCTGGCGCTCGCATGCGTCGCGTGGATCTACCGGCGCGGTGCATCCGGCGCATTCCAGAAGGATGCGCAAGGGCGTTTTCCGGTATTCATTCGCTGGCTGCTCGCGCCGACGATCGCCGGCGCGTTCGTCAATTCGCGGCTTTGGACGTTCCGGCAGCCGGCGCCCGTGCGGATCGACGCGCGCGTGTCGATCGGCCGCACGCCGACGACGCGCGACGTGCGGCGCCACGGCTTCACGGCGCTGGTCGACCTGACCGCCGAGATGCCGCGCTGGGCGGCGGCCGACGCATCGCTTGCGTATGCGACCGTGCCGCAGCTCGACCTCGTCGCACCGACCGCGACGCAGCTCGCGCAGGCCGTCGCGGCGCTCGAACGCCTGCACGGCGAAGGGCGTGACGTGCTGGTCTGCTGCGCGCTCGGCTACGGGCGCAGCGTACTGTGCGCGGCCGCGTGGCTGGCGGCGCGACGCGGGCTCGGCGATGCGCGCGACGCGCTTGCCGCGGTGCGCGCCGTGCGGCCGCACGCGGTGTGGTCGGACGACGGCGTGGCCGTGCTGCAGCACTGGATCGATGGCCGTCGTGGCGCGGGACGCAGGTGATGCGCGACCCGTCGGCGCCATTCCGGATTGCCGCCGCGCGCGGTGCGCTCGATGCGGGCGCATGGGCGATCGCGGCCGCGCTGGCCGCGGCCGGCGCGGGCTGGTGGGTCGCGGCGGGCTGGGCGCCGGCGACGATCGCCCGCGTGCTGCTGGCCGTCGTCAGCACGGGGTCGGGGATCGCGGCGCTGTGGTACGCGGTGCGCATCGAGATCGACCGCCGGCTGTTCGCCGCGCTGGCGCGGGCGGTGTCCGGCGATGCGTCGGTCGACGACGGGCTCGCGGCGCTCGACCGTGCGCTCGCCGATCTCGGCTGGATCGATGCAGGGAAGGCCGGGCGCGCGCTCGACGCGCGCGTGCGCGGCGCGGTCGGGCTGTGCCGGGCCGGCGTGTTCGTCGCGATCGTGCAGTGGCTCGTGGTCGGGATTGCGATCGCGGTGCCGCAGATCGGCTAACGCCTGTTCACGCCAATAACGGGCTGGCGAACGCGCCTCTCCGTGCGTTCCGCAAAGCGATGTCTTGCGGGCGCGCGTTACGCGCGAGCCGTACGCTGTGACCGTGTCCGCTTGGCTTCATACATCGCCTGATCCGCATGCTCGATCAGCGCGGTCATGTCGGTGCCGTCGTCGGGCAGCAGCGCGATTCCGACGCTGACGCCGAGTCGCAGCGGGCGTCCCTCGAATTCGAACGGTTCGCCGACCTGCCGCGCAAGCCGCGTGCTTTGTGCGTGCGCATCGTCGCGGTTGCCGATGTTCGGCAGGATCACCGCGAATTCGTCGCCGCCGATGCGCGCGACCGTGTCCGAGCGCCGCACCGCACCCTGCATCCGCGTGGCGATCTCGCGCAGCGCAGCGTCGCCCGCGCGGTGGCCGAAACCGTCGTTGATCGGCTTCAGCCCGTCCATGTCGATGTTGAGGATGCCGAGCCGGCCGTTCGCGCGCAGCGCCGTGTGCATCGACTGCCGCAGGCGGTCGTAGAACAGCGCGCGGTTCGGCAGGCCCGTGAGCGCGTCGTGCGTGGCGCGCAGGTACAGCTCGTTCGCCTCGTTGCGCGCCGCGTGGAACATCGCGGCGGCGATCAATTCGGCCGTCAGTCGCAGCGTGCCGGCGTCGGCTTTCGAGAAGCCGTCGACGTCCGGCGACATCACCTTCAGCACACCGACCGTCGTGTCGGCATGCGTGAGCGGCATCACGAGCATCGAGCGCAGGCCGACCCGGCGGCACGCATCGCGATCGACGCGCGGGTCGGTTTCCGAATCGCTGCAGTGCAGCAACTCGCCTTGCTGGACGCACAGGCCCGACAGGCTGCCCGAGCGCCGCAACCGCAGGCCGAGCATCCCGGCGGCCGTGCCCGACGCGGCGCGGTACACCATGTCGTCGCCCTCGGCGAATTCGACCGCGGCGGCGCTCGCACCGGTGAGCAGCGGCACCTGCTCGGCCACATAAGCCATCACGCTGCCGAGGTCGAGGCCGAGCTTCGCGATCTCGGTCTGCGCGGCGATGATGCGCAGCAGCGTGTCGGGAGACGGGGTGGCGGTGTCGACGATTTGATCCAAGTCAGTTTTCCATGAAAGAAAGCTCATGCGGCTGCGCGGGATTGCGGTAGCATACGCGCCGCCCTGCGGCAGCGCCTCCCGGGCGGTCTGCAACGGACCGCCGCCGGCGTGCCGGCCAGCCGTACCGCGCGGCAGTATGCCGTTCGGCCCGTCCGGCGACAACGGCGCAATTCTTACCATTCGTACCTCTCGCGCAGCATTTCCGACCGGATTGAGGTTTTTTTGCTTCACTGTTGCGAATCGGGGTAAGTTTTGTCCTATTTTTGAGATAGTGTGACGAATGAGCGAGCGCCGGTGCCAGGCGCGCGCAACACGACGACAGGCGGATTAAAGAATTGGCCGCGTCGTTTCGATAAACGAATCAGGCTAGTTAGATTGATGAGGGGAAGCAGTGGGGATGTTCACTCACGGGCATGGCTGCTTTGCGCGCGTCGGTTTCGACGCGCTTGATGACCGAATGATCGTGACGAAACGGAGCGGCGCATGAAGCCGGCCGCGTCGCTGTTCGTCCTGTCGGTCGCCATGGCCGGCGCTTTCCACGCGGCCGCGCTGTCGGCCGCGCCGATGCCGGCGGTGCCGGCGGCCGCTTCGGTGTCCGACGCCGGCGCCGGTCGTGCCGCCGCGCCCGGCGCGGCGTCGGCCCCGGTGCTCGTGGCCGCGCCGACGGCGGCCAGCGCGCCGGCCGCCGGTCTGCCGGCGACGACGGTGCGGTTGCCGTTCGCGTCGCTCGGCGCGTTCGATCCGCTGCGCCTGCGCGGCGCCGATGACGTGCGTACGATCAACGCGGGCGTGCGGCTCGATCGCGTGGTCACGGGCGCGCGGCTGCGCCTGACCTACGCGTATTCGCCGTCGCTGGTGTTCCCGCTGTCGCACCTGAAGGTGTCGGTGAACGGCGAGGTCATCGCGACCGTCCCGTTCGACGCCGCGCGCGCGGGCCGCACGGTCACGCAGGACATCCCGATCGATCCGCGCTACTTCTCGGATTTCAACCAGATCGGCCTGCGCCTGATCGCGCACTACACGCTCGATCATTGCGAGGATCCGTCGAACTCGGCGCTGTGGGCCGACGTGAGCCCGACGAGCGAGCTGATCCTCGACGAATCGCCGGTCCGCCTGCCGAACGATCTCGCGCTGCTGCCCGCGCCGTTCTTCGACCGGCGCGACAACGGCCGCGTGCGGCTGCCGTTCGTGCTGCCGGCGTCGCCCGATTCGGCGACGCTGCGCAGCGCGGGCGTGCTCGCGTCGTGGTTCGGCGCGCTGGCCGACTACCGGCATGCGCGTTTCCCGGTGTCGTCCGGACTTCCGACCGACGACCAGGCGGTGGTGGTCGGCACGGCCGCGACGCTGCCGGCCGGCCTGGCGCTGCCGTCGGTCAACGGCCCGCTGCTCGCGATCGCCGACAACCCGGCCGCGCCGGGGCGCAAGCTGCTCGTCGCCACGGGCCGCACGGCGGCCGAGGTCGACGACGCGGTCGCGACGCTCGTGCTCGGCCGCGCAGCGCTGTCGGGGCCGGCGGCGACGGTCGCGCACGTCGATCTCGGCGCGCCGCGCAAGCCTTACGACGCGCCGCGCTGGCTGCCCGTGAACCGGCCGATCGCGTTCCGCGAGCTTGTGTCCGATCTGCGCGAGCTGGAAGTGCGCGGCACGACGCCCGACCCGATCCGCCTGAACCTGCGCGTGCCGTCCGATCTCCATTCATGGAACGGCGCGGGCGTGCCGATCACGCTGCGCTACCGCTACACGGCGCCGACCGTGCAGGACAACTCGACGCTCGCCGTCGAGATCAACGAACAACTCGTGAAGTCGTACCGGCTCGGGCCGGCCCACGCCGAGGACGCGCACGGCCGCATGCAGTTGCCGCTGCTGTCGGTGCCGGAAGGGCGCGTGACGAGCGACGTCGACATTCCGGCGTTCCGCGTCGGCAGCGGCAACCAGCTGCAGTTCCGCTTCACGCTCGACTCGCAGAAGACGGGCCTCTGCTCGAGCACGGCCAGCGAGCCGCAGCGGGCGGCGATCGATCCCGATTCGACGATCGATTTCTCGCACTTCGTCCATTACGCACAACTGCCGAACCTCGCGTTTTTCGCGAACAGCGGCTTTCCGTTCACGCGGTTCGCCGACCTGTCGCAGACGGCCGTCGTGATGCCCGACCGGCCGTCGCCGCAGGAACTCGAAGCCTACCTGACGATGCTCGGCCACATGGGCGAATGGACCGGTTTCCCGGCACTGCGCGTGCAGGTCGCGCGGCCCGGCGACGTCGCCGCGCTGTCGGGCAGCAAGGATCTGCTCGTGATCGACGGCTCGCCCACGTCGCCGCTGCTCGCACACTGGCGCTCGGCGCTGCCGCTCGTGATCGGCGAGCAGGGCGGTGCGGGCGGTGACGGCGCGACGCGCGTCGCGTTCACGGTGAAGGAGCGCTGGCGCAACGGCGTCGGCCTGGCCGACGGCGGCGCGCATATCGAGCAGACGGGCCCGCTCGCGGCGCTCGCCGGTTTCGAGCTGCCGGGCAGCCGCGGCCGCAGCGTGGTTGCGCTGACGGCGACCGACCAGCCGCGCCTCGGCGATCTGCTCAACGTGTTCGAGAACCCCGGCCTCGTGTCGCAGCTGCAGGGCGACCTCGCGCTGGTGCGGCCGGGGCAGGTCGACAGCCTGCGCGTCGGCGAACCTTACGTGGTCGGCTTCGTGCCGTGGTATGCCCGCGTGTGGACGCAGGCGGCGCGGCATCCGGTCGTGCTCGGCGCGGTCGGCGTCGTCGCGGGGCTGCTGCTCGCGCTCGGCGTGTTCAGCGTGCTGCAGAGAATCGCCGCGCGTCGACGGGGGATGTAACGGATGGCGCGGGCAATGGCGAAGCGACGGGCAACGCAGCCGGCGCGGCGCGTCGGCGCGGTACTCGCGCTGGCGGTTGCGGTGACGTGTGCGGCGGCCGGCATGGCCGCTCGCGCGCAGGCCGCGGGGGCCGACACGGCCGCCATGGGATGCAGCGCGGCGTGGCCGCGCTGGGACACGTTCAAGCGCGATTTCATCTCGGTCGACGGCCGCGTGATCGACGTCGGCTCGGCCGATTCACGCACGGTGTCGGAGGGGCAGGCGTATGGGCTTTTCTTCGCGCTGGTCGCGAACGACCGGCGCATGTTCGACACGATCCTCGCATGGACCGAGAACAACCTCGCGCAGGGCGACCTGAGCACGCATCTGCCGGCGTGGCTCTGGGGCCGCGCGCCGGACGGCGCGTGGCGCGTGCTCGACGCGAACGCGGCGTCGGACGCCGACCTGTGGATCGCGTACGCGCTCGTCGAGGCCGGGCGGCTGTGGCACGAGCGCAGCTACACGGCGCGCGGCGCGCTGCTCGCGAAGCGCGTGCTCGACGACGAGACGGCGACCGTGCCGGGTCTCGGCATCACGCTGCTGCCGGGGCCGACCGGGTTCAAGCTGACCAACGGCCAGTGGCGCGTGAATCCGAGTTATTCGCCGCCGCAGGTGATCCGCGCGCTCGGCGCACGCCTGCCCGACGACCGGCGCTGGGCCGCGCTGGCCTCCAGCACCGCGCGCGTCCTGCTCGACACGGCGCCGAAGGGCTTTTCGCCCGACTGGGCGCTGTATCGCGCGGGCGCGGGCTTCGGGCCCGATCCGGAGACGCACGCGGAGAGCGCGTACAACGCGATCCGCGTGTATCTGTGGGCCGGCATGCTCGACCGCGCCGATCCGCTCGCCGCACCGTTGCTCGCGCGTTTCGCGCCGTTCGCCGACCACATCGCCGCGCATGGCGCGCCGCCGGAGAAGGTCGATACGACGACGGGCGTCGCGGGGCCGAACGACGGCAACGGCGGGTTCTCCGCGGCGGCCGTGCCGTTCCTCGACGCGCGCGGCCAGCGTGCGCTCGCGGATGCGCAGGCGGCCCGCGTCGATACGCTCGCACGCCAGGCTGCACCCGGCTACTACACGAGCGTGCTGACGCTGTTCGGCCTCGGCTGGCGCGACGGACGCTACCGGTTCGGCGCGGACGGCACGCTCGACGCACGCTGGGGAGGCCGTTCGTGCGCCGCCCGCTGAAGCGCGCCGTGCCGCGCGTCGCGGGATTCGCGTGGCTCGCGTCGTCGATGTGCGCGGCGGCGCCGGGCACCGCATCCGGCGCGACGATGCCGAACCCCGCCACGCCGGCGGCGTCCGCTTCGGCCGATGCGCAGCGCCAGCTCGACACCGCGCGGATGTGGGGCGTCAAGCATCGCGACGACCTCGCGCGCGATGCGCTGCGCAAGGGGTTGCTGATCGCGCCGGGCGATCCGGAACTGCTTGCCGAGCAGGTCCGCGTGCTGCTGCGGCTCGGCGACGCGAAAGGCGCGCAGGCCGCGCTCGCGCGCTTGCAGGCGCAGTCGCCGAATGCGCCCGTCACACGGCGGGTGGCCGACGAATACCGCGTCGCGACGAGCGGGCGCGGCGAGATGGCGCAGATCCGCCTGCTCGCGCGCAGCGGTCGCTCCGACGAGGCGGCCCGGCGGGTCGTCGCGCTGTTTCCGAACGGCGCGCCGTCGGGCGCGCTCGGTGCCGAGTATTACGAGATCGTCGCGAATGCGCCGGGCGGACGCGAGCAGGCGATCGCCGCGCTGCGCCGCGCGATCGCGGCCGATCCGCAGGACACCAGCGCGGCCATGGCGCTGGCGCGGCTGCTGAACCAGCATGGCGACACGCGCGCGGAGGCGAACCGGATCGCATGGTCGCTCGCGAAGCGGGACGACGCCGACCATACGGAAGCGATGTCGTTGTGGCGGCGCGTGCTGCAGGTGGCCGGCAACGATCCCGCGTATCTCGATGCGCTGCATGCGTATCTCGCGCTCGTGCCGGACGACACCGAATTCCGCGGCCGCGTTGCCGAACTGGACAGCCGGCGCGATGCGCAGCGCCGGCTCGAACGCGATCCCGACTACATCGCGCAGCAGCGCGGCCTGCAGGCGCTCGCGCGCGGCGATCTTGCGGCCGCCGATCCGTTGCTCGAGCGCGCCGCGCGTGCGCGCGCGGACGACGCCGATGCGGTCGGCGGGCTCGGCTTGCTGCGTTTGCGCGAAGGCCGGCACGACGACGCACGCGCGCTGTTCGCGCGGGCCGCGACACTCGCGACCGACCAGCGCGGCAAATGGCAGAGCCTCGCCCGCACCGCGCAGTTCTGGGGGCTGCTCGCGCAAGGCCGCGCGGCCGCCGCCGCGGGCCGGCCGCAGGACGCCGAGCGTGCGGCGCGTGCCGCGCTCGCGATGCAGCCGGGCAGCCCGGACGCGAAGCTGCAGCTCGCCGATGCGCTGCTCGCGCAGCGTGACTGGACGCGCGCGGAGCCGTTGCTGCGCGAGTTGCTGGCCGCGCGTTCGCCGAGCCTGCCGGCCGTGCGCGGCGCGGCGATGCTGTATGAAAACACCGGTCGCGCCGACCGGATCGGCCCGCTGCTCGACGCGCTGCAAGGGCGCGTAACGGGCCGCGACGATCGCCGCGCGCTCGATGGCCTGCGCGCCGACCTGCTCGCGAACCAGGCGCGCGCGCTCGCGGACAAAGGCGAACGCGGGCCCGCCGCGCAGCGCTACGAAGCGGCCGTGCGAGCGGCGCCCGACGCGCCGTGGACGCGCTTCGCGCTCGCGCGCCTGTATCGCGACATGGGGCTGCCGCAGCTCGGCCGCACGGTGATGGACGAAGGGCTCGCGCAAAGCGATGCGCCCGAGATGCGCTATGCGACCGCGCTGTACCGCAATTCGCTCGACGATGTCGCGGGCGCGCAGGCCGCGCTCGCGCCCGTCGACGACGCGCGCCGGTCGGACGGGATGCGCGCGCTGGCGCGCAAGCTCGACGCCGAAAGCACGCTGGCCGACGCGCGCGGCGCGCTCGGGCGCGGCGACCGCGCGGCATTTGCCGCCTCGCTTGCGCATGCGCAGGCAAGTGCGCCGGACGATCCCGACATGCTCGCCGCGATCGGCGCGCAGTGGATCGACGCGGGCGAACCCGATCGCGGCCTTGCGCCGTTGCGCGACTGGATCGCCGCGCATCCGCGCGAAGCCGATGCGGACGTGCGGCTGCGCTACGGCGACCTGCTCGGCCGCGCCGGGCGCGACGACGCGCTCGCCGCCTGGCTCGACGCGCTGCGCCGCGAACCGTCGCTGACGCCCGCGCAGACGGCGAGGATCGAGGACCAGTCGCTGCGGCTCGTGTTGCGGCAGACGGACGATGCGATCGCGCGGCAGGACTACGCGCAGGCGCGCACGCTGCTCGATCGCGCGAGCCCGGCCGGCCGCGCGGACAAGCGCCATGCGCTCGAACTGGCCGATCTCGAACGCGCGCAGGGGCATTACGGCGCGGCGCGCGATGCACTCGCGCCGGTCGTCGCGCGCACGCCAGACGATGCCGATACGCAGCTCGCGCTGGCGCGCATCGACGAGGACAGCGGCAACCGTGCCGCTGCGCTCGCGCGCGTGCAGGCGGTGCTCGCACGCACGCCGGACGACGACGTCGACACGCAACTGTCGGCCGTGCGCCGCCTGAACGCGCTGCGCCGTCCGGACGAAGCCGCGCAGCTGACCGGCCGGCTGCACGCCGCGTATCCGGCGCGCGCGGACGTGACGGTCGCGACGGGGCGCGTGGCCGAGGCACAGGGCCGCTATGACGACGCGGCGTCGCTGTACCGGCTGTCGCAGTCGCAGGAACGC
The nucleotide sequence above comes from Burkholderia pyrrocinia. Encoded proteins:
- a CDS encoding lysophospholipid acyltransferase family protein — its product is MNILNVWQRDFLLSIVRLVAGAYPVWHQSPPSPTQKIYFSNHTSHIDTLAILAALPRDVRAVVRPVAARDYWDSSDMKRHIAQKLLNVVLIDRHRESGGDPLDPVRDALRQGHSIIIFPEGTRGADVLPQPFKSGLFHLATEFPSVALAPVYLENLQRIMPKGAIWPVPLICKVHFGANDALGNQEEKPTFLARMRDAVVALAPQRPAG
- a CDS encoding CDP-alcohol phosphatidyltransferase family protein, with the protein product MSLYALKPKFQNRLRPFANSLAERGVTANQVTLFAAGGSIVVGALAGLGVFARVLFLLIPLWLFARMALNAIDGMLAREHGQKSTLGAYLNELGDIVSDVALVLPFLAISAFAPADVWLFALTAVIVECAGLIGPLVGATRRYDGPFGKSDRALALGAFALWIGFGLPVGSVAAWLWRLLIVLSIVTVVRRVQAGIAEKGG
- a CDS encoding sensor domain-containing diguanylate cyclase — translated: MDQIVDTATPSPDTLLRIIAAQTEIAKLGLDLGSVMAYVAEQVPLLTGASAAAVEFAEGDDMVYRAASGTAAGMLGLRLRRSGSLSGLCVQQGELLHCSDSETDPRVDRDACRRVGLRSMLVMPLTHADTTVGVLKVMSPDVDGFSKADAGTLRLTAELIAAAMFHAARNEANELYLRATHDALTGLPNRALFYDRLRQSMHTALRANGRLGILNIDMDGLKPINDGFGHRAGDAALREIATRMQGAVRRSDTVARIGGDEFAVILPNIGNRDDAHAQSTRLARQVGEPFEFEGRPLRLGVSVGIALLPDDGTDMTALIEHADQAMYEAKRTRSQRTARA
- a CDS encoding phosphatase PAP2/dual specificity phosphatase family protein; this encodes MSALGGGASGLAEPAAGARDASFALRFGWLVAMGAVFFSTYGFANWLAARRAAVPTFAFGWEHAIPFVPWTIVPYWSIDLLYALSFFFWTRRADLLDHVKRLLTVQLVSVACFIAWPLRFGFERPDAGGMAGALFTLLTGFDKPFNQAPSLHIGLLVVLWAVYAKQLRGTVARVVLHLWFAAIGVSVLTTYQHHAIDVPTGAAVGCLALFLFPLRDAAGRLPGADVSPGGAGRALARRYALGAALAALVALWCVPRAPGWALAAGWVALALACVAWIYRRGASGAFQKDAQGRFPVFIRWLLAPTIAGAFVNSRLWTFRQPAPVRIDARVSIGRTPTTRDVRRHGFTALVDLTAEMPRWAAADASLAYATVPQLDLVAPTATQLAQAVAALERLHGEGRDVLVCCALGYGRSVLCAAAWLAARRGLGDARDALAAVRAVRPHAVWSDDGVAVLQHWIDGRRGAGRR
- a CDS encoding bifunctional alpha/beta hydrolase/class I SAM-dependent methyltransferase; the protein is MSARMAREADFTTHDGETLFYRHWPATGPRCRGAIVLLHRGHEHSARVAHLVDELDLPDFAFFAWDARGHGRSPGARGYSPSAAASVRDLQTFVEHIRDTHGIAIEDTAVVGQSVGAVLAATWAHDYAPPIRCLAVASPAFHIKLYVPFARPGLRLMHKLRGLFYVNSYVKPKFLTHDPERIASYASDPLITRPIAVNMLLDLHDTAKRIVADAAAITVPTQLLISGADWVVHRGPQDRFFERLGSARKERIVLPGFYHDTLGERDRAQALAPLRAFVLREFDAPSPRVSLADADRRGAFHDEYAALGRPPANVFARAYWALTRAGLKAGGALSDGIALGLRLGFDSGSTLDYVYRNRAQGRLGVGALIDRTYLDSPGWIGIRRRKVHLQELIGTAIGRLRGHGTPVRIVDIAAGHGRYVLDAIATAAERDGAAPDDITLRDYSPPNVEAGRVLIAQRGLEPIARFERGDAFDEASLATLEPRPTLAIVSGLYELFGENALIERSLRGLAQAVPPGGYLVYTGQPWHPQLEFIARALNNHRGEATWVMRRRSQAEMDELVARAGFRKLDQRIDEMGIFTVSLAQRVDAS